A genomic segment from Fusarium fujikuroi IMI 58289 draft genome, chromosome FFUJ_chr04 encodes:
- a CDS encoding related to carboxylesterase type B, whose amino-acid sequence MASHLVVLLLSIHGVLASEGPVVDLGYAVYQGSLQEGSSVLYNFSNIRFGEPPIGDLRFAKPIVPKGRNVTVDKGEVGRICPQAMAAWEVYTLFTGPDFLSGKISTLTEEQRYALKEPSDLKIPIDPRETEDCLFLDVITPVETFENSAKRLAPVIFWLSGGGYTTGEKGWFDPAGLIKASYPSSPEGLVFVSANYRLGALGWLAGSKLDPGNDVNRPGTDDVLLMRSSETMVANAALYDQRLALEWIQENIHQFGGDPTRVTIMGESAGGLSFWSMEASFNTDWNLTGASIYHHLTAFGGKDERTLFQRAIPQSTGWVHIADDKLENDVVDKFLALAKVSDLEAARKLSTEDVQKANRLLISNSAWGTSTAGPFVDGLYVPENPDKLFAEGRHIQNVDLLIGFNEDEGLIFTSPESSDDAGYRKFLESTYSNASPETLDHIEKTLYPPVFDGSHGYTNQTDRASITKAESEFTCKYGYLQAAYGSRAKSYRFNVYPGLHGSEMHYTFYNGPDRNPEADEAIAVGFQELLTSFAVTGNATSLAAPQGVPVYGDERRMLYIGNEGFGIATDETVPERCKFWQSGIYL is encoded by the exons ATGGCTAGCCATCTCgtcgtccttctcctcagtaTCCACGGAGTCCTCGCCTCTGAAGGCCCTGTTGTAGATCTTGGGTATGCGGTTTACCAGGGATCTTTGCAAGAG GGATCTTCGGTTCTGTACAATTTCTCCAACATCAGATTCGGTGAACCGCCGATAGGTGATCTTCGATT CGCGAAACCTATTGTTCCTAAAGGACGTAACGTGACAGTAGACAAAGGAGAAGTTGGCAGAATTTGTCCCCAAGCGATGGCCGCTTGGGAAGTATACACTTTGTTCACAGGGCCAGACTTTCTGAGTGGCAAGATCTCAACTCTGACCGAAGAACAAAGATACGCCCTCAAAGAGCCCTCAGATTTGAAGATACCGATAGACCCCAGGGAGACAGAAGATTGTCTCTTTCTCGATGTTATCACGCCCGTTGAGACTTTCGAAAACTCAGCGAAGAGATTGGCACCGGTGATATTCTGGCTCTCAGGAGGTGGGTATACTACCGGTGAGAAGGGCTGGTTCGACCCCGCGGGTCTCATCAAAGCGAGTTATCCGTCGAGTCCGGAAGGCTTGGTCTTTGTTTCTGCAAACTATCGA CTTGGTGCTCTTGGATGGCTTGCTGGATCGAAACTGGACCCCGGTAATGACGTGAATCGACCCGGTACTGATGATGTGTTACTGATGCGGAGTTCAGAGACGATGGTAGCCAATGCGGCACTTTACGACCAGAGACTGGCGCTTGAATGGATCCAAGAGAATATCCATCAGTTCGGCGGCGATCCAACTCGTGTTACTATCATGGGCGAGTCAGCTGGAGGTTTGTCTTTCTGGTCCATGGAGGCGAGCTTCAACACTGACTGGAACTTGACAGGTGCCAGTATTTATCATCATCTGACCGCCTTTGGAGGTAAAGATGAAAGAACACTCTTCCAGAGGGCGATCCCTCAGAGCACTGGCTG GGTTCATATCGCGGATGATAAACTCGagaatgatgttgttgacaagTTCCTCGCTCTTGCAAAGGTTTCGGATCTGGAAGCGGCTAGGAAACTGTCAACTGAAGACGTTCAAAAGGCTAACCGGCTTCTGATCTCAAACTCTGCTTGGGGAACAAGTACTGCAGGCCCATTTGTGGATGGGCTGTACGTACCAGAGAACCCGGATAAGCTGTTTGCAGAAGGGAGGCATATCCAGAATGTAGATCTGTTGATTGGCTTcaacgaagatgaaggactGATCTTCACATCTCCAGAGTCAAGTGACGATGCTGGGTACCGCAAGTTTCTGGAGTCAACATACTCGAACGCCAGCCCCGAGACACTTGACCATATCGAGAAGACGCTCTACCCACCAGTGTTTGACGGAAGCCATGGGTACACCAATCAAACGGATCGCGCCTCCATCACAAAGGCCGAGTCAGAGTTCACCTGTAAGTATGGGTACCTGCAGGCCGCGTACGGAAGCAGAGCCAAGAGCTACCGTTTCAACGTCTACCCCGGCCTTCACGGCAGCGAGATGCACTATACCTTCTACAATGGTCCGGATCGGAATCCAGAGGCCGATGAAGCTATTGCTGTTGGGTTTCAAGAGCTTTTGACGAGCTTCGCGGTCACAGGGAACGCGACTTCGCTGGCGGCTCCTCAGGGGGTACCGGTGTACGGGGATGAGAGGCGTATGCTTTATATCGGTAACGAGGGCTTCGGTATCGCGACGGATGAGACTGTTCCAGAGCGCTGCAAATTCTGGCAGAGTGGGATTTATCTTTGA
- a CDS encoding related to putative tartrate transporter, whose protein sequence is MDQSNNKALEPIKVDDKFVEHAPDAYPGLSPEDAEFMRGYEGKTGKKVVKKIDFRLLPIMAVLYLLAHIDRGNIGNAKIEGMDKDLGLVGNQYNIASTIFFVPYIIFEVPSNIVLKKVRASIWLSFLIICWGIVMTCMGVVQNFQGLVACRVILGVFEAGFFPGAVFIVSSWYPRHELQQRLAIFYTASAFSGALSGLLAFGIARLDGARGIAGWRWIFLIEGAVTVAAGLVMPLLIIDTPERAKWLSDDEKRFVDLRLRLSGVRSNTEEGDKFSWKLLFKTMVDWKVLLGIILAWANSVPNAAFKFTMPQIIKQLGFSTAQSQLLTMPPYVCGGVAAWLSGRFSDRLSWRMPFIVGPMSVLLVALAVLFNYSKNVADNVPAMYVGVMLAQIGIYPLLPGISAWTGNNLAPSWKRSIGLAWLLAAGNLGSLIGTNIFLDREGPQYPTGYGVSLGIICLAASCALLMEFCLWKSNKARAQLSEAEIRQKYPQEELDAMGEKSPLYKYTL, encoded by the exons ATGGACCAAAGCAACAACAAAGCCCTTGAGCCGATCAAGGTAGACGACAAGTTTGTCGAGCACGCTCCCGATGCCTATCCAGGCCTATCGCCAGAGGATGCTGAGTTCATGAGGGGGTATGAAGGAAAGACTGGTAAGAAAGTCGTCAAAAAG ATTGACTTTCGACTCCTTCCCATCATGGCCGTTCTATATCTACTTGCGCATATCGACCGAGGAAATATTGGAAACGCGAAAATCGAGGGGATGGATAaggaccttggccttgtggGAAACCAGTACAACATCGCCAGCACCATCTTTTTTGTGCCCTACATCATCTTTG AGGTGCCTTCCAATATTgtcttgaagaaggtcagAGCGAGCATCTGGCTGTCGTTCTTGATTATATGCTGGGGAATCGTCATGACGTGTATGGGAGTGGTGCAGAACTTCCAAGGCCTCGTCGCGTGCCGAGTAATCCTCGGAGTATTCGAG GCAGGTTTCTTTCCTGGCgccgtcttcatcgtctcgaGTTGGTATCCCCGTCATGAGCTTCAGCAACGTCTCGCCATTTTCTACACAGCTTCGGCATTTTCTGGTGCACTCAGTGGCCTCCTGGCTTTCGGAATCGCTCGTCTCGATGGTGCAAGAGGTATTGCCGGTTGGCGTTGGATCTTCCTCATTGAAGGAGCTGTGACTGTCGCAGCTGGTCTCGTGATGCCACTCCTCATCATTGACACTCCCGAAAGGGCCAAGTGGCtttcagatgatgagaagcgaTTTGTGGACCTTCGTTTGCGACTCTCCGGTGTGAGATCAAACACGGAAGAGGGAGACAAGTTCTCGTGGAAGCTGCTCTTCAAGACAATGGTCGATTGGAAGGTGTTGCTGGGAATTATCCTCGCTTGGGCTAATTCTGTCCCCAATGCTGCCTTCAAGTTCACCATGCCACAGATCATCAAGCAGCTTGGATTCTCAACCGCACAATCGCAGCTTCTGACGATGCCTCCGTATGTAtgtggtggtgttgctgcATGGTTATCTGGAAGATTCTCGGATCGCTTGTCGTGGCGTATGCCCTTCATCGTCGGACCGATGTCGGTACTCCTTGTCGCCTTGGCTGTGCTGTTCAATTACTCCAAGAACGTGGCGGATAATGTTCCAGCCATGTATGTTGGTGTCATGCTGGCTCAGATCGGTATTTATCCACTTCTTCCAGGTATCAGCGCATGGACAGGTAACAACCTTGCACCATCGTGGAAGAGATCTATCGGTCtggcttggcttttggctGCGGGAAACCTGGGCA GCCTCATTGGAACAAACATCTTTCTCGATAGAGAAGGCCCTCAATATCCGACTGGGTATGGGGTTTCGCTCGGGATCATCTGCCTGGCTGCCTCCTGCGCTTTGCTTATGGAGTTTTGTCTCTGGAAGTCGAACAAAGCCAGGGCTCAGCTTTCCGAGGCGGAGATACGTCAGAAgtatcctcaagaagaactGGATGCCATGGGAGAGAAAAGTCCGTTGTACAAGTACACTCTTTAG
- a CDS encoding related to ATP/GTP-binding protein — protein MASTDSADGSPSEDIPDQLWPHLFRTRQGDCPIVVMTCGMAGAGKSTLAKAIVTKFPNFKRLSNDQIIYESHGIYKIDYPPEQYETYQEEASQNLIADLERILQDKSNDVVLDLSFYDKDYRDEYKTIVERNGGRWVLVYLDAGRDLLWNRIQRRRAERDSLDAKDPERNGDSAFDIDGETFDMYLAGFEPPSGEGEIVIKVE, from the exons ATGGCCTCAACGGATAGCGCTGATGGTAGCCCATCTGAGGATATACCTGATCAG CTATGGCCTCACCTCTTTCGAACAAGACAAGGCGACTGCCCCATTGTAGTCATGACTTGCGGAATGGCTG GAGCCGGAAAGTCAACTCTCGCCAAAGCTATCGTGACTAAGTTTCCAAACTTCAAGCGACTTTCAAACGACCAAATAATCTACGAGTCTCATGGTATTTACAAAATCGACTACCCCCCAGAACAATACGAAAcataccaagaagaagcaagccAGAATCTCATCGCAGACCTTGAGCGTATTCTGCAAGACAAGTCCAACGATGTAGTACTAGACTTATCTTTCTACGATAAAGATTATCGAGATGAGTACAAAACTATTGTGGAACGCAACGGCGGTCGCTGGGTACTGGTATATCTCGATGCTGGCCGAGATCTTCTCTGGAACCGGATTCAACGACGAAGAGCTGAGAGGGACTCATTAGACGCGAAAGACCCTGAGAGAAATGGTGACTCAGCCTTTGATATTGATGGTGAGACCTTTGATATGTATTTGGCTGGGTTTGAGCCACCAAGTGGCGAAGGGGAAATTGTCATCAAGGTAGAATGA
- a CDS encoding related to integral membrane protein PTH11, whose amino-acid sequence MAAAPTIEPRGLGLAQLITSILFGILTTVVVFLRTFIRVKNRVFGADDMLMLIGYILFAILVGVSSKSTYYGAGQRDSVLPEGIYPHGRFYVWLFQIFYCASLVFIKASICDALLRIAVIPWHRVVAWMTLAMAVICAMIVFISLFVLCKPLSATWNGDGKCSPPSALAILACFVSASSILTDIICAALPALMLYKAQMKLATKVSISMVLGLGALASVATIIRMPFVLFYFHPNPDYLYRHCHVSLWSTVEAGIGIIAGSLPALRKFVKRWITFDSSARQYSPPKPYGGSNGLGITSHIGTASRVKGYNISRDVENDGKDHWEGLDDGSSRRGIIVTVDVEMHALENNAESIGSRVSDETYARPA is encoded by the exons ATGGCTGCTGCACCGACAATTGAGCCTCGCGGGCTCGGTTTGGCTCAGCTCATCACCTCTATTCTGTTCGGTATCCTTACTACCGTTGTTGTCTTTCTGCGGACGTTTATTCGCGTAAAGAACCGTGTTTTTGGAGCTGATGATATGTTGATGCTAATTGGATAT ATTTTGTTTGCAATACTTGTCGGCGTAAGCTCTAAATCTACATACTATGGAGCAGGCCAGCGAGATTCAGTCCTCCCAGAGGGTATTTACCCTCATGGAAGGTTT TATGTCTGGCTCTTCCAAATATTCTACTGCGCATCCCTCGTCTTCATAAAAGCCTCTATATGCGACGCCCTACTAAGAATCGCAGTTATACCATGGCATCGAGTGGTTGCATGGATGACACTTGCTATGGCTGTTATCTGCGCCATGATTGTGTTCATAAGCCTTTTCGTGCTCTGCAAGCCATTGTCAGCAACTTGGAATGGTGACGGAAAATGCTCACCACCTTCGGCTCTGGCAATTCTGGCTTGTTTCGTCTCGGCCTCCTCGATATTGACCGACATTATCTGTGCAGCACTACCAGCATTGATGTTGTACAAAGCGCAGATGAAATTGGCGACAAAGGTCTCCATCAGTATGGTGCTTGGACTCGGTGCTCT TGCATCGGTTGCTACAATTATTCGGATGCCATTTGTCTTGTTTTACTTCCATCCCAATCCGGACTATCTTT ATCGGCACTGCCATGTTTCTCTATGGAGCACCGTCGAAGCAGGAATAGGTATCATAGCTGGTTCTCTCCCTGCTTTGAGAAAGTTCGTCAAACGCTGGATTACATTTGACAGCTCAGCTCGCCAATACTCACCCCCTAAGCCATACGGGGGATCCAATGGGCTGGGCATCACTAGTCATATCGGAACTGCAAGCCGTGTGAAAGGGTACAACATATCACGAGACGTGGAGAACGACGGCAAGGACCACTGGGaaggtcttgatgatggctcATCTAGGAGAGGGATTATAGTCACCGTAGACGTAGAGATGCATGCATTGGAGAACAACGCGGAGTCGATAGGATCTCGTGTCTCAGATGAGACATATGCAAGACCAGCTTAG